The following nucleotide sequence is from Spirochaetota bacterium.
GAACACGCCATGGTCGTCAATCTCGGCGTTCGCCTGGGCGATAAAGTACTTATCTTCCTCGTCGGCGGTGAGGTATTCGATCTTGTCGGTAACCTTGCCCTTTTCAACGACCTTGTACGGCGTTTCGAGAAATCCGTAGTCGTTGATTCGGGCGTACGTACTCATGGAAACGATAAGGCCGATGTTCGGCCCTTCCGGCGTTTCTATGGGACACATGCGGCCATAATGCGACGGGTGAACGTCGCGGACTTCGAAGCCCGCCCTTTCGCGCGAAAGACCGCCGGGTCCCAGGGCGTTGAGCCGCCTCTTGTGGGTAAGTTCCGCGAGCGGGTTCGTCTGGTCCATGAATTGCGAGAGCTGACTTGAACCGAAGAATTCGTTGATGACCGCGGTTATCGGCTTGATGCTGATCAGCGCCTGGGGAGTGACAAGGTCCAGGTCCTGTATGGTCATGCGCTCCTTGATCACGCGCTCCATCCTCTGGAACCCGACCTTGATCTGGTTCATGATGAGCTCGCCCACGGAACGCACCCGGCGATTCCCCAGGTGGTCGATATCGTCCACGTAGTACCCTTCCGCCTCCGCAATGAGGTGGAGAAGATATTTTACCGTGGCGACGATGTCATCCTTGCTGAGCACCTCGGCGGTGACCGCCTTATTGTCGAAGCCGAACTTCTTGTTGATTTTATAGCGCCCGACCGAACCCAGGCTATAGGTCCTGGGATTAAAGAAGAGCCTGTTCAATTCCGCGCGTGCGTTGTCGATATTTGAAGGCTCACCGGGGCGCATAATCTGGTGGATTTTGAGAATCGCCTCTTCGGCCGTATGACATTCGTCTTTCTCAAATGAATTGAACAGAAAAGCGTCGTCCTTGCTGTTCGGGAACTCGATCAACTCCACTTCCTTGACCTTCTCTTCCCTGAGCCTGTCAATAATATCGATGTTGATCCTTCCGCAGGCCTCGATGATGATCTCGCCCGTTTCGGAACTCACGATATCCCGCGCGACCCTGCGGCCCGAAAGCGCATCGAAGGCCTCTTCGCTGTTGAGCTTCAGGGTCTTCGTGGTGTAGAACAACTTCACTATTTCGTCGTTTTTCTCATATCCCAGGGCCTTGATGAGCAGCGTTACCGAGAATTTTTTCTTCCTGTCGATACGGGCGATTACGTAGCCCTTGGTGTCCATTTCGAACTCGAGCCAGGAACCGCGGTCGGGTATCACCCTCACGTTGTAAACGCGCTCGGCTTCCTCGTAGAAAAAGAATATGCCGGGAGATCTGTGCAACTGGTTAACCACCACGCGCTCCGCGCCGTTTATGATAAAGGTTCCGCGGGGCGTCATGAGGGGAATGTCCCCCATGTACACAGTCTGTTCGCGTACCTCCATACTGTCCTTCTTGATAAGGCGGATCGTGGCCTTGAGGGGTGCCGCGAAGGTGGCGTCACGCTCCTTGCATTCAACCTCGGAATATTTTGGCGATCCTATCTCGTATTCAAGAAATTCCAGCACGACGTCTTCGTGGGGGCTTTCGATGGGGAAAACCTCTTCAAAAACCGCATGAAGCCCATGATTTTTCCGTTTTCCCGGAGCGATATTATCCTGTAAAAACCATTCGTATGATTTCAGCTGGATATCGATGAGATTTGGAAGCCCGGTTTTAGGGTTGATCTTGCCGAAATTCAGTATTTTCGCCTTTTGCATGGAAGGTTTATCCTTTCACTTTTTTTTGCTTACCCAATAAATACGCGTCCGGCGACTCAGCACCCGGAGTTACACTTAAACGCTTGCAGTTTCTGGTAAAGGGTGTATGGTACATGTACTATATTAAGAAAAACCGCTGCCCACGGTAGAAGAGTCAGATTACTCACCCCGGTTACTCTGAACAAGAGTAATAATAACAATAAAAAGCCGAAATTCAAATTAAATAACGTCAAAAAATAATTATAGAGACGCCAATAGGTTTGATTGCCAGGCAATCAAACCTATTATTGTCCCTACAGTAAAAGGCGGCTGATGCCGATGTCCGATTTACTTGACTTCGACAGTCGCGCCGGCAGCGATAAGCTGCTCTTTGATCTTATTCGCATCTTCTTTGGAAACCTTTTCCTTAACCGCCTTACCGCCGGCTTCAACCAGGTCTTTGGCTTCCTTGAGACCGAGCGACGTGATTTCGCGGACAACCTTGATAACGTTGATCTTATTATCCCCGAATCCCGTAAGGATGACGTCAAATTCGGTTTGTTCTTCCACGGCCTCGGCAACCGCGCCGGCGACGGCGGCCACGGCGACGGGAGCAGCGGCGGATATTCCGAACTTCTCTTCCATCGCTTTAACCAGCTCTGCCGCTTCGATGAGCGTCAGGCTTCCAATCGCATCCAACAATTCTTGAACAGAAAGCTTTGCCATTTGGTTACTCCTTATACTTAGTGAACTTTATCAAGTTAATACGGTGTATCCCGTAAAAACCTATAAGGGTAATTCAAGGCATTGTAATCACATCCTTACGCAGAATTACTGCAGATTATGAAATCACAAACCCCTTAAATTACAAAAACAAGCCCGGACTACAGGGCGTTTTTTTCTGCAACAGCGTTTATGCCCCTCGCCAGCGACGCCATGATCTGGTTCGTTCCAATGGCCACTTTCGAAGCAGGGCCGTTGAGGAGCGACATGATCTGCGAGAGAAGCACTTCTTTAGAAGGAAGATCGGCTATTGTGCGGACCTGCTCGCCGGTATAGATGACGTTATCCATCACACCGACGGAGAAGCTGAACTTCTCGATCTCCTTGTTGAAATCCTTTAATATCTTCGCGGCCTCACCCAGGTCGGTCTCGGTGAACACCACACCGACCGGACCCACCAAGTGCTTATCCATGTCGATCCCGATGGTATCCTTGATGGCGCGTTTGAATAGATTATTTTTAACAACCTTATAATCGCAGCCTTTCGAGCGGAGCTTCCTGCGCAAATCGCTCAGGTCCTTCACCTTGATGCCGGAATAATTGGTGAGGATGATGTTGCGCTTCTTTTTGAGCTTTTCCGACAGGCTCTGTACTTCGTCGATTTTATACTGTTTAACCATTACCGTTAGATCCCCTTGTGGTTGATCTTGATGCCGGGCCCCATGGTCGAGCTGAGAAACACCGACTTGATATAGTTTCCCTTCGCATCCGAGGGCTTGTCTTTCATTACCTGGTTGAAGAATGTCTTCACATTTTCAACTATTGCGTTATTCTCGAACGATACCTTGCCCACGCCGACGTGCACCACTCCGCTTTTATCGGCCTTGTATTCTATGCGGCCGCCCTTGAGCTCTTTGATGATGCCCTTGACGTCGTCCGTCACGGTTCCCGCCTTGGGTTTCGGCATAAGTCCCTTCTTGCCGAGAACCGGACCGAGCTTGCCTACTTCCTTCATCATATCGGGGGTGGCAACCACCGCCTGGAAATCTATCCAGCCGCCCTTGATTTTCTCAATGACATCCTCGGCACCTACAAGGTCCGCGCCGGCGTCCCGCGCTTCCTTCTGCTTGTCGCCCTTGCATATCACAAGGACCTTGACCTGCTTGCCTGTACCATTGGGAAGCGATACCGAACCGCGCACATTCTGGTAACTCTTGTGCACGATCTTCACCGAGACTTCGACGCTCTCGTCGAACTTGGCGAACTTGAGCTCCTTCATGAGCCCCACGGCCTCTTCTATGTTGTGCAGGACGTTCTTGTCTACTTTGGTTCTGGCGTCAGTGATTTTCTTTCCGCGATTCATTGCTCTTCCTCATTGCATCCTTGATAATAAACGACGAGGTTCCGATACGACCGGCCTACAACTCGACTTCGACTCCCATGGATTTTGCGGTCCCCGCGATAATCTTTACCGCCGCATCCAGGGTATTGGCGTTCAGGTCGGGCATCTTAATCTTCGCAATCTCTTCGAGCTGCGGCCTCGTGATCTTGCCTACCTTGATTTTATTCGGCTCCTTTGATCCCTTTTCCAGTCCCATCGCCTTGCGAATGAGCACCGATGCGGGAGGAGTCTTTATTATGAATGTATAAGTCCTGTCCTCATACACCGAGATGACGACCGGGAGAATGGTGCCCTCCTGGTCCTTGGTCCTTTCGTTGAAGGCCTTGCAGAACTCCATGATATTAAGCCCGTGCTGCCCAAGGGCGGGACCGACCGGCGGAGCGGGGTTGGCCTTTCCGCCCGTGATCTGAAGCTTTATCATGGTAACGATTTTTTTCTTCTTCGCCGATTTTCCTTTTGGTGCCATGAGAATTACCCTGTCTCGCTAATATAGTTCGCTATGCGTGACGCACGAAACGCCTTCGCATGATACTGTCAGATTTTACCCACCTGGAGGAAGTCGAGCTCAACCGGCGTACCGCGGCCGAATATTTCAACCTTCACCCGCAGCCTGCCCTTTTCCGGGTATACTTCTTCAATCACCCCACTGAAGTTGTTGAAGGGGCCGTCTATTACTTTCACGTGTTCTCCCACGGCAAAATCCATTACCACGGAGACTTTTTCCTTCGCCCTTTGCTCGCCCATCTGGTCGAAAAGAGCTTCAACCTCTCCCTTTTGCAAAGGTCTTGGACGGTTCGTGCCGAATGCGCCCACGAAATTGGTCACACCGGTCGTGTTCTTCACCGCGAGCCAGGTTTCGTCATCGAGTTCCATTTCGATCAACACGTACCCGGGGAAGAACTTCTTCGATTTCAGGCGCTTCTTGCCGTCCTTTATCTCCGGCACCTCGACAGTCGGTACTTTTACCTGAAATACCTTTTCCTGGAGGTGCAGATTCTGTACTTTCTTTTCCAGGGCCAGTTTGACCTTATTTTCATGCCCCGAATAAGTATGGATTACATACCACTCCTTCGCCATATCAGCTAATCACCAGCTTGATTATCTGCATGAGCGCGGAATCAACCAGCCAGAGGAATATAGAGACCACGACCACCGATACGATAACCACCATCGTAAAGCTCGTGACTTCATCCCTGTCCGGCCAGGTTACCTTTTTAAGCTCCTCGCGGGCTTCTTTTATATATCCAATTATCTTCTTAATCACGCTCACACCCTGCCTGTACGTAGTGGTACGCCTACGCCTTGGTCTCCTTGTGGGGAGTATGGCGATTGCAGAACTTGCAGTATTTCTTTATCTCAAGCTTGCCAGCCTGGTTCTTCTTGTTCTTGGTGACCGCGTAATTACGGTTTTTGCATTCCTTGCAGGAGAGTAAGATAATGTCGCGCATAAAGACCCTACCCAGAAAATAAAGTATGAGCACACTAAATGATGCTCTTTCCGCGTCAAGCAATTAATAGAACTACGCCTTTTCTCTGTGCGAGAAAAACCGAGGACCGATGCAGCGAAGATGCATCACGTTGTACATACAAGAGCCCACGACCAGAATCGAACTGGTGACCTTTTGCTTACCATGCAAATGCTCTACCGACTGAGCTACGTGGGCACAGTGGCGATGTAGTATCGAAATCGACCCTCTTTTTGTCAACAAAATATTTTCACACTATAGATCAGGTTGATGATTTTTTATGGGACATAATGTCAAACCCTGCGCGCAGACAGCCGGCAAAGAGTGCCGGCTGTCTGCGCGCAGGGGGAACGGGGATTATTCCTTGTTTTCTATGATATACGAGGAGATATCACTCCCGCTTAATTTCTTCTTGAAAGCGGTCGCATCAGATTTCGAGTGTATGCCTTCG
It contains:
- a CDS encoding 50S ribosomal protein L7/L12; translated protein: MAKLSVQELLDAIGSLTLIEAAELVKAMEEKFGISAAAPVAVAAVAGAVAEAVEEQTEFDVILTGFGDNKINVIKVVREITSLGLKEAKDLVEAGGKAVKEKVSKEDANKIKEQLIAAGATVEVK
- a CDS encoding 50S ribosomal protein L10, producing MVKQYKIDEVQSLSEKLKKKRNIILTNYSGIKVKDLSDLRRKLRSKGCDYKVVKNNLFKRAIKDTIGIDMDKHLVGPVGVVFTETDLGEAAKILKDFNKEIEKFSFSVGVMDNVIYTGEQVRTIADLPSKEVLLSQIMSLLNGPASKVAIGTNQIMASLARGINAVAEKNAL
- a CDS encoding 50S ribosomal protein L1, producing MNRGKKITDARTKVDKNVLHNIEEAVGLMKELKFAKFDESVEVSVKIVHKSYQNVRGSVSLPNGTGKQVKVLVICKGDKQKEARDAGADLVGAEDVIEKIKGGWIDFQAVVATPDMMKEVGKLGPVLGKKGLMPKPKAGTVTDDVKGIIKELKGGRIEYKADKSGVVHVGVGKVSFENNAIVENVKTFFNQVMKDKPSDAKGNYIKSVFLSSTMGPGIKINHKGI
- the rplK gene encoding 50S ribosomal protein L11 encodes the protein MAPKGKSAKKKKIVTMIKLQITGGKANPAPPVGPALGQHGLNIMEFCKAFNERTKDQEGTILPVVISVYEDRTYTFIIKTPPASVLIRKAMGLEKGSKEPNKIKVGKITRPQLEEIAKIKMPDLNANTLDAAVKIIAGTAKSMGVEVEL
- the nusG gene encoding transcription termination/antitermination factor NusG, whose protein sequence is MAKEWYVIHTYSGHENKVKLALEKKVQNLHLQEKVFQVKVPTVEVPEIKDGKKRLKSKKFFPGYVLIEMELDDETWLAVKNTTGVTNFVGAFGTNRPRPLQKGEVEALFDQMGEQRAKEKVSVVMDFAVGEHVKVIDGPFNNFSGVIEEVYPEKGRLRVKVEIFGRGTPVELDFLQVGKI
- the secE gene encoding preprotein translocase subunit SecE; this encodes MKKIIGYIKEAREELKKVTWPDRDEVTSFTMVVIVSVVVVSIFLWLVDSALMQIIKLVIS
- the rpmG gene encoding 50S ribosomal protein L33 translates to MRDIILLSCKECKNRNYAVTKNKKNQAGKLEIKKYCKFCNRHTPHKETKA